In Caldicellulosiruptor obsidiansis OB47, a single window of DNA contains:
- a CDS encoding glycosyltransferase family 2 protein, protein MKLGILITTYNDGDIILRCLDSIYDQLDNLNFPVYVVCVDDGSDSPLAYPHFDILRTEHRGRSYARIEGLKKILAENCTHFLFLDSDMVLPPGFLKKLQTVVENYDIDAFIIPEVAFSSYNNFWTKVKVFERNLYKVNYCKESGNIEAARLWKLFSFPGFVEGLEAFEEIQPTILGIKKGLKIIKTEEIFIYHDEKKVTLRDLLRKKNSYFCCMLESGKCSKWDIIKRYYFFRPHLYHKENLKKYIRHPVLTIGVILMYLVLTLNFLWVSISQNFIKKRNDEEMRRRERNILYKIKRKKFLTKTILVAIIIGSLILLGWNTVVKSSSWFKSIIIENMDYNYGKDSNSIQPYAPKKTHPKGN, encoded by the coding sequence ATGAAGCTGGGAATTTTAATAACAACATATAATGATGGAGATATTATCTTAAGATGTTTAGATTCTATCTATGACCAACTTGACAATTTAAATTTTCCAGTTTACGTTGTATGTGTTGATGATGGTTCAGATTCACCTCTTGCATATCCTCATTTTGATATTCTAAGGACTGAGCACAGGGGAAGAAGCTACGCAAGGATTGAGGGTCTGAAAAAAATTTTGGCTGAAAATTGCACACATTTCTTATTTTTAGATAGCGATATGGTCCTTCCACCTGGCTTTCTCAAAAAGTTGCAGACAGTGGTGGAAAATTATGACATTGATGCCTTCATTATCCCTGAAGTGGCTTTTAGTAGTTATAACAATTTTTGGACAAAAGTTAAAGTCTTTGAGAGGAACTTATATAAAGTAAATTATTGTAAAGAGAGCGGGAATATTGAAGCAGCCAGGTTATGGAAGTTATTTTCTTTTCCGGGGTTTGTTGAGGGGTTGGAAGCATTTGAAGAGATTCAGCCAACAATATTGGGTATTAAAAAAGGTTTAAAGATTATAAAGACCGAGGAGATTTTTATCTATCATGATGAAAAGAAGGTAACCTTACGAGATTTATTGAGGAAGAAAAATAGCTACTTTTGTTGTATGCTTGAATCAGGCAAATGTTCAAAATGGGATATAATAAAGAGGTATTATTTCTTCCGTCCCCATCTTTACCATAAGGAAAATTTAAAAAAATACATAAGACATCCTGTTTTAACAATTGGAGTTATATTGATGTACCTTGTATTGACACTAAATTTTCTTTGGGTGAGTATATCCCAAAATTTTATTAAAAAAAGGAATGATGAAGAAATGAGAAGAAGAGAGAGGAATATTCTATATAAGATAAAAAGAAAGAAGTTTTTGACAAAAACAATTTTAGTTGCCATAATTATAGGAAGTCTTATATTATTAGGGTGGAATACCGTTGTAAAATCAAGCAGTTGGTTTAAATCCATAATTATAGAGAACATGGACTACAACTATGGGAAAGATTCAAATAGTATCCAGCCTTATGCACCTAAAAAAACACATCCTAAAGGAAATTGA
- a CDS encoding DeoR/GlpR family DNA-binding transcription regulator, translating into MFAEERKSKIAQMIKSGQSVKVSELAKLFGVSESTIRRDLAELETLGVIKRTHGGAVNNFLTSFEPSFAEKEDKFAKEKEYIGKLAASFIHDGDTIILDSGTTTQYIARNINAKNITIITNSVNIAYELSNNENVEVIVTGGVIRTKTKALVGDITQSILRQFRVDKAFVAANGVSIEFGVTTPSHVEAAIKRAMIENAKEVFLVADSSKFGQVTFSLICPVQRFDYIITDKMDEEKKSEYEKLGVKVIT; encoded by the coding sequence ATGTTTGCAGAGGAAAGAAAAAGCAAAATAGCGCAGATGATAAAAAGTGGGCAGAGCGTTAAGGTTTCAGAGCTTGCAAAGTTGTTTGGTGTATCAGAGTCTACTATAAGAAGAGATTTGGCTGAACTTGAAACTCTGGGTGTAATAAAGAGGACTCATGGAGGGGCTGTTAACAATTTTCTAACCTCTTTTGAGCCTTCATTTGCAGAGAAAGAAGACAAGTTTGCAAAAGAAAAGGAGTACATAGGGAAGCTTGCAGCAAGCTTTATTCACGATGGTGACACCATCATCCTTGATTCTGGAACAACAACCCAATACATTGCACGAAACATAAATGCAAAAAATATAACTATAATAACCAACTCAGTAAATATAGCATACGAACTTTCGAACAATGAAAATGTTGAAGTGATTGTAACAGGAGGAGTTATAAGAACAAAAACAAAAGCTCTTGTTGGAGACATAACGCAAAGCATACTCAGACAATTTAGGGTTGACAAGGCTTTTGTGGCAGCAAACGGAGTGTCGATAGAATTTGGAGTTACAACGCCAAGCCATGTTGAAGCTGCTATAAAAAGAGCAATGATAGAAAATGCAAAAGAGGTGTTTTTGGTTGCAGACAGTTCAAAATTTGGTCAGGTTACTTTTTCACTCATATGTCCTGTACAAAGGTTTGATTATATTATAACTGATAAAATGGATGAAGAAAAAAAATCTGAATATGAAAAACTGGGTGTGAAGGTCATAACGTAA
- the rbr gene encoding rubrerythrin, whose product MKDLKGTQTEKNLWAAFAGESQARNKYTYFASQARKEGYEQIAAIFEETAENEKEHAKLFFKFLNGIGNTQENLKAAAEGEHYEWSEMYKEFARVAREEGFEEIAIAFEFVAKVEEKHEERYRKLLENVENGKVFVKDDVVVWKCRNCGYVHVGKEAPKVCPTCKHPQSFFEIRAENY is encoded by the coding sequence ATGAAGGATTTGAAAGGAACACAGACAGAAAAGAACTTGTGGGCGGCGTTTGCTGGTGAATCTCAGGCAAGAAACAAATACACCTATTTTGCATCCCAGGCAAGAAAAGAAGGGTATGAGCAGATTGCAGCAATCTTTGAGGAGACAGCTGAGAATGAAAAAGAACATGCAAAGCTATTTTTCAAGTTCTTAAACGGAATTGGTAATACTCAAGAAAACTTAAAAGCTGCTGCAGAAGGCGAACATTACGAATGGTCTGAGATGTACAAAGAGTTTGCAAGGGTTGCAAGAGAAGAAGGATTTGAAGAGATAGCTATTGCTTTTGAGTTTGTCGCAAAGGTTGAGGAAAAACATGAAGAAAGATATAGAAAACTTCTTGAAAACGTTGAAAACGGCAAGGTATTTGTAAAAGACGATGTTGTTGTTTGGAAGTGCAGAAACTGTGGCTATGTTCATGTTGGCAAAGAAGCTCCAAAGGTATGTCCAACCTGCAAACATCCACAGTCGTTCTTTGAAATAAGAGCTGAGAATTATTAA
- a CDS encoding DUF2752 domain-containing protein — MTQLFQQLILQKTRSKQMCLFRSIWGIPCPGCGMTRALLAVLKGNLLAAFYYHPLCVVVILYPVIYIIFKVRKSKQIFDVWKNKALKTIIRLFLFVWIIRMIFFFPHIPPLDFEKNSLIGRLLQHLFY, encoded by the coding sequence ATGACTCAGTTATTTCAACAACTGATACTTCAAAAAACAAGGAGTAAACAAATGTGTCTATTTCGAAGTATATGGGGAATTCCTTGCCCCGGCTGTGGTATGACAAGAGCTTTATTAGCTGTGTTAAAAGGAAATTTGTTGGCTGCATTTTACTACCACCCGTTGTGCGTGGTAGTAATTTTATATCCTGTAATATATATTATTTTCAAAGTTAGAAAATCCAAACAAATTTTTGATGTCTGGAAAAATAAAGCACTCAAAACAATCATTAGACTCTTTCTTTTTGTTTGGATAATCCGAATGATATTTTTCTTTCCTCATATTCCCCCTTTGGATTTCGAAAAAAACTCTCTAATTGGACGTTTATTGCAGCATTTATTTTATTAA
- a CDS encoding glycosyltransferase family 4 protein encodes MKTILVLTQRDIYHKKAGGAERYLFNVLKGLSNHYKITCLCQNDGTQKDYEVYDNITFIRFKTNLISLIFKAMFYYKKNKESIDLVIDHTNTHQFFTFLYVAKNKRLLIVHQLALEIWEYYFPMCIGKVFKLLEKLLWRLSSGMAVTVSQSTKGDLQRFGFKEEFIWVIKNSIRHKYISLPPAEKEDYLVSIGRLVPYKRFEDAIYLAKKLNRRIYIIGEGQERYKRRLKNYTKKIKADVVFTGYVTEERKQEIVEKAYMHIFPSIREGWGLVISEAANLGTPSLVYPVPGCLDATNYGKAGFVTKRIGKDYLLEKFLSIDREEYERMRICAFEFASQLNYNKQCEEFLQVIQSIIENT; translated from the coding sequence ATGAAGACTATTTTAGTGTTAACACAAAGGGATATATATCATAAAAAAGCTGGTGGTGCAGAAAGATACTTATTTAATGTGCTAAAAGGTTTGAGTAATCATTACAAAATCACGTGTCTATGTCAAAATGATGGTACTCAGAAAGATTATGAAGTGTATGATAATATAACGTTTATTCGGTTTAAAACTAATTTAATTAGCCTAATTTTCAAAGCAATGTTCTATTATAAAAAAAATAAGGAAAGTATTGATTTAGTAATTGACCATACAAACACGCATCAGTTTTTCACTTTTTTATACGTTGCGAAAAATAAGAGATTATTAATAGTTCATCAGCTTGCACTTGAGATTTGGGAATATTATTTTCCAATGTGCATTGGTAAGGTGTTCAAATTGCTCGAAAAACTCCTTTGGCGTCTTTCATCTGGAATGGCAGTAACAGTTAGCCAGTCAACCAAAGGGGATCTGCAGAGGTTTGGGTTTAAAGAAGAATTTATATGGGTTATAAAAAATTCAATAAGGCACAAGTACATTTCACTTCCACCGGCAGAGAAAGAAGACTATCTTGTTAGTATAGGAAGATTAGTCCCGTATAAAAGGTTTGAGGATGCGATTTATTTAGCAAAGAAGCTTAATAGAAGAATATATATTATAGGAGAAGGGCAAGAGAGATATAAAAGAAGATTAAAGAATTATACAAAGAAAATTAAAGCGGATGTGGTTTTCACTGGATATGTTACTGAGGAGAGAAAACAAGAAATAGTAGAGAAAGCCTATATGCACATTTTTCCGTCTATTAGAGAAGGATGGGGGCTTGTGATAAGCGAAGCTGCTAACTTAGGGACACCTTCCTTAGTATACCCTGTTCCTGGCTGCCTGGATGCAACAAATTACGGAAAAGCTGGTTTTGTGACAAAGAGGATAGGGAAGGATTATTTGTTGGAAAAGTTTCTAAGTATTGATAGGGAAGAATATGAAAGGATGAGAATTTGTGCATTTGAATTTGCTTCACAGCTAAACTATAATAAACAATGTGAAGAGTTTCTACAGGTTATACAAAGCATAATAGAAAATACATAA
- a CDS encoding glycosyltransferase family 2 protein produces the protein MSTEKFLKDELISVIIPCYNEAQNIEQTLKEIYEYFDESVPEYEVIVVVEKSTDNTLEIVNLSKNQRTIVLENAKKFGKGYSLKKGIYFAKGQYILTCDADLPVDIKKYFLPMLELLKKNEKVGAVFATALAIKTCRKERGFVRSIVSLIFFVLRQLFLQLPVSDTQLGFKLFRADVLRKCCEKVNENGFLFDLLLTDLMLNAGYQIEEINVKVVERKIKSSVSVAEIIKTTYKFCKYVLFTRSKLLRECTDKVMINDKNKSVKASSI, from the coding sequence ATGAGTACAGAAAAATTTTTAAAAGATGAACTAATAAGTGTCATAATTCCCTGTTATAATGAAGCACAAAATATTGAACAAACCCTTAAAGAAATTTACGAATATTTCGACGAGTCTGTACCCGAATATGAAGTAATTGTAGTAGTTGAAAAAAGTACTGATAATACCTTAGAAATAGTAAACTTATCAAAAAACCAAAGAACAATTGTATTAGAGAATGCCAAAAAATTTGGTAAGGGATATAGCTTAAAAAAAGGTATATATTTTGCAAAAGGACAATACATACTTACTTGTGACGCAGATCTTCCTGTGGATATAAAAAAATATTTTCTTCCTATGTTAGAACTACTAAAGAAAAATGAAAAGGTCGGTGCAGTTTTTGCAACTGCCTTGGCTATAAAAACATGCAGGAAGGAGAGAGGTTTTGTAAGAAGTATTGTTTCACTGATATTTTTTGTTTTGAGACAGTTGTTTTTACAATTACCTGTGAGTGACACACAATTGGGTTTTAAACTGTTTAGAGCAGATGTGCTAAGAAAATGCTGTGAAAAAGTTAATGAGAATGGATTTTTGTTTGATTTGCTATTAACAGATTTGATGTTAAATGCAGGATATCAAATTGAAGAAATAAATGTAAAAGTTGTAGAAAGAAAAATCAAATCTTCTGTTTCTGTCGCTGAAATAATAAAAACTACTTATAAGTTTTGCAAGTATGTATTGTTTACGCGATCAAAATTACTTAGAGAATGTACAGATAAAGTTATGATAAATGATAAAAATAAAAGCGTAAAAGCATCAAGTATCTGA
- a CDS encoding flavodoxin family protein, whose amino-acid sequence MKVVAFNGSPRKEGNTYHAIKIVANELEKEGIEVEIVHVGDKLIQGCLACGMCAKNKNEKCVIDDEVNEWIGLMKNADGIILGSPVHYSSISATLKAFLDRAFYVSGANGNLLRHKVGAALVAVRRSGGTQAFLQLMQYLNYAEMLIASSNYWNIIHGTLPGEVLQDEEGVQIMRVLGKNMAWLLKLIENGKGKIVAPEKEEKVRTNFIR is encoded by the coding sequence GTGAAAGTTGTTGCATTCAATGGGAGCCCGCGAAAAGAAGGAAATACATATCATGCTATTAAAATAGTAGCAAATGAGTTAGAGAAAGAAGGAATAGAGGTTGAAATTGTTCATGTTGGTGATAAATTGATTCAGGGTTGTCTTGCCTGCGGTATGTGTGCAAAAAACAAAAACGAAAAATGCGTAATTGATGATGAGGTAAACGAGTGGATTGGGCTTATGAAAAACGCAGATGGAATAATCTTGGGTTCTCCTGTTCACTACTCTTCAATTTCAGCTACACTGAAAGCATTTTTGGACAGAGCCTTTTATGTCTCTGGTGCAAATGGAAATTTGTTGCGCCACAAAGTAGGTGCAGCTCTGGTTGCAGTAAGACGTTCTGGTGGAACACAAGCTTTTTTGCAGCTTATGCAATACCTAAACTATGCAGAGATGCTGATTGCATCATCAAACTACTGGAACATTATTCACGGCACTCTGCCAGGTGAAGTTTTGCAAGATGAAGAAGGTGTTCAGATTATGAGAGTGCTTGGCAAAAACATGGCATGGCTTTTGAAACTTATTGAAAATGGAAAAGGAAAAATAGTGGCACCTGAAAAAGAAGAAAAGGTAAGAACTAATTTCATAAGATAA
- a CDS encoding CPBP family intramembrane glutamic endopeptidase: MLKAMKEIFKYIGLLFLSMLIVSVVALIFTSTPPTALLYMGSAFLFMVFALISLKRKKVNILELCSFHKITIKDIIFSVLLAISFLFVYGGISGLTGIDNLIPDGNDYYNKYQKMKNNGIISMSISIALVAPFFEEFIFRGLIFGVMQKSRLNIFVAIVVQALLFGLIHLNLYQGIFAFFIGIFLALALYWTGSIWSSIVMHFTVNSLAVIVILFSDSVYLNEKVPQKDFILPLIIGVVLMYIAIKHFLSIKIRASR, encoded by the coding sequence ATGTTAAAGGCTATGAAAGAGATTTTTAAGTATATCGGCTTATTATTTCTAAGTATGTTGATAGTTTCAGTGGTAGCATTAATTTTTACATCTACACCACCAACTGCCCTGCTTTATATGGGGAGTGCTTTTTTGTTTATGGTGTTTGCTTTAATTTCTTTGAAAAGAAAAAAAGTAAATATCTTAGAGCTCTGTAGTTTTCATAAAATAACAATAAAGGATATTATTTTTTCGGTCTTATTAGCAATATCTTTTTTATTTGTGTATGGTGGAATTTCTGGACTTACAGGAATAGATAATTTAATTCCTGACGGAAATGATTATTACAATAAATATCAAAAAATGAAAAATAACGGAATAATTTCAATGAGCATATCAATTGCATTAGTAGCTCCATTTTTTGAAGAATTCATATTCAGAGGATTGATTTTTGGGGTAATGCAAAAAAGCAGATTAAATATTTTTGTAGCGATTGTTGTTCAAGCATTGCTGTTTGGTTTAATTCATTTAAATTTATATCAAGGTATATTTGCATTTTTCATTGGAATTTTTTTAGCACTTGCATTATATTGGACAGGTTCAATTTGGAGTTCAATTGTGATGCATTTTACAGTTAATTCTCTTGCTGTTATTGTAATTTTGTTTTCTGATTCGGTCTATTTAAATGAAAAGGTTCCCCAAAAGGACTTCATTTTGCCTTTAATAATTGGAGTTGTTTTGATGTACATAGCAATTAAACATTTTCTTTCTATTAAAATCAGGGCCTCAAGATAA
- a CDS encoding DUF4234 domain-containing protein gives MPGKKRSVVGLLIFSIITLGIYWLYWIYATSKETQEYSGKQTLSPGLELLLCIITCGLYWFYWIYKYSKIAVECQQKAGLPPEDNAVINLILSILGLGIISSMILQASLNKVWEFESSKNDSVISTTDTSKNKE, from the coding sequence ATGCCTGGTAAAAAAAGATCTGTTGTGGGACTGTTAATATTCTCAATCATTACATTAGGTATTTATTGGTTATACTGGATTTATGCAACTTCAAAGGAGACTCAGGAATATTCGGGAAAACAAACTCTAAGCCCAGGCCTCGAACTTTTACTTTGTATAATCACATGTGGTCTTTATTGGTTTTATTGGATTTACAAATATAGCAAAATTGCCGTTGAATGTCAGCAAAAAGCTGGTCTGCCTCCAGAAGATAATGCTGTTATAAACCTTATTCTTAGCATCCTTGGTCTTGGAATTATAAGCTCTATGATTCTCCAAGCAAGCCTGAATAAAGTGTGGGAATTTGAAAGCTCTAAAAATGACTCAGTTATTTCAACAACTGATACTTCAAAAAACAAGGAGTAA
- a CDS encoding ABC transporter ATP-binding protein — MRYILSVKDLYMDYGQGNVLNGISFDVEPGQIVGYIGPNGAGKSTTIKIFLGIIPNYTGKVEIFGEDIRNKYLYKKRIGYVPEIIELYESLTAIEYLNFVGQLYGLSERQITKRAMRLIEMFDLQEAINSRLSTYSKGMRQKLAIVASLIHNPDLLFFDEPLTGLDANSATVFKELMKELKNEGKTIFYSSHIMEVVERVSDRIILLSQGTIVADGPFEELAQKLKQRNLEELFNQLTGFTNHQDIAKEIVSIIKGERDE; from the coding sequence TTGAGATATATATTGTCGGTAAAAGACCTCTACATGGACTATGGGCAGGGTAATGTCCTCAATGGTATTAGCTTTGATGTAGAACCTGGCCAGATTGTGGGTTATATTGGACCAAATGGTGCGGGCAAAAGTACTACTATAAAGATATTCTTAGGAATTATTCCAAATTACACAGGCAAGGTAGAGATTTTTGGAGAGGACATTAGAAACAAGTATCTTTATAAAAAAAGGATTGGGTATGTCCCGGAAATCATAGAACTGTATGAAAGTCTTACTGCAATTGAATACCTGAATTTTGTCGGCCAACTTTACGGTCTTTCTGAGCGGCAGATAACAAAAAGAGCTATGAGACTCATTGAAATGTTTGATCTGCAAGAAGCAATTAATTCCAGACTTTCTACATATTCTAAGGGTATGAGACAAAAGCTTGCTATTGTCGCAAGCCTTATTCACAATCCGGACCTATTGTTTTTTGATGAACCACTAACAGGTCTTGATGCTAATTCTGCAACAGTCTTCAAAGAACTTATGAAAGAGCTCAAAAATGAAGGTAAAACCATATTTTATTCTTCACATATTATGGAAGTGGTTGAGAGAGTGAGCGATAGAATTATCCTTTTAAGTCAAGGGACAATTGTTGCAGATGGTCCATTTGAAGAACTTGCGCAAAAGCTCAAACAAAGAAATCTCGAAGAGCTTTTCAATCAGTTGACTGGCTTTACAAATCATCAGGATATTGCAAAGGAAATTGTAAGCATTATAAAGGGGGAAAGGGATGAGTAA
- a CDS encoding polysaccharide deacetylase family protein, translating to MSYDDGKKQDRKLVEIFNKYGIKATFNINAGLLGKDDRIAAEEIANLYQGHEVAAHTFNHPTIARCPHDQVVQQIIEDRKILEDIVGYPVRGLAYPNGSYSPDIKSFLPYCGIEYARIVGNSNDFSIPVDFYEWKATCHHNHNLLKLAEQFLNFYKKQYLYLFYVWGHSYEFDNDNNWDLIEEFCKMVGNHPDIWYATNIEIVDYINAFRNLKFSAKGDFVFNPSAIDVWISVDDKIVKVDGGKITRL from the coding sequence ATGAGCTATGATGACGGGAAAAAACAGGACAGAAAACTTGTAGAAATATTCAATAAGTATGGTATTAAGGCAACTTTTAACATCAATGCAGGACTTTTGGGTAAAGATGATAGAATCGCAGCCGAGGAAATTGCAAACCTCTATCAAGGACATGAGGTTGCAGCTCATACATTTAACCATCCAACAATTGCAAGGTGTCCTCATGATCAAGTAGTACAGCAAATAATAGAAGACAGAAAGATATTAGAAGACATTGTGGGCTATCCAGTGAGAGGACTTGCTTACCCAAATGGGTCGTATTCCCCTGATATAAAAAGCTTTCTTCCTTACTGTGGAATTGAATATGCAAGGATTGTTGGAAATAGTAATGATTTTTCAATTCCAGTTGATTTTTATGAGTGGAAGGCAACCTGTCACCATAATCATAATCTTTTAAAACTTGCAGAGCAGTTTTTAAACTTTTATAAGAAGCAATATCTGTATCTTTTTTATGTCTGGGGACACAGCTATGAGTTTGACAATGACAACAACTGGGATTTAATTGAAGAGTTTTGCAAAATGGTTGGGAACCATCCAGATATCTGGTATGCAACTAATATCGAAATTGTTGACTACATAAATGCTTTTCGTAATCTTAAATTTTCTGCAAAGGGTGACTTTGTTTTCAACCCATCTGCAATCGACGTTTGGATTTCAGTAGATGATAAGATTGTCAAGGTTGATGGTGGGAAGATAACAAGGCTTTGA
- the pfkB gene encoding 1-phosphofructokinase, with translation MIYTITLNPAMDMTVYIDVLKKGQVNRSHYCLMDAGGKGINVSKVIKALGGQSIALGFLGNDNKDWFLKYLKDMQIDFDFIFVDGLTRTNIKIVETAQKVYTDLNQNGFEVKKKDISLLFEKIDRIAKTDDIFVLSGSLPPGADEDVYVELIRMLKQKGAKVIFDADGKALERGIIGKPDVIKPNIHEFKCLFDVDENDLNSIVNSARKLIENGIKKVLISMGAKGAVFVTENLALFAKAAEAKVKSTTGAGDSMVAAISYGLSQNMDDISIFKLSLACAAAKVSKEGVKPPEKNKIEEFLEKTKLERLGE, from the coding sequence TTGATTTATACGATTACCCTAAACCCAGCAATGGATATGACAGTATACATCGATGTTTTAAAAAAAGGTCAAGTAAATAGAAGCCATTATTGTTTGATGGATGCTGGTGGTAAAGGTATTAATGTCTCAAAGGTTATAAAAGCACTGGGTGGGCAGTCAATCGCTCTTGGTTTTTTAGGAAATGACAACAAGGATTGGTTTTTGAAATATTTAAAAGACATGCAAATTGATTTTGATTTCATTTTTGTAGATGGACTTACACGAACAAACATCAAGATTGTTGAGACAGCGCAAAAGGTTTATACCGACCTCAATCAAAATGGTTTTGAAGTGAAGAAGAAAGACATAAGTCTTTTGTTTGAAAAAATAGATAGGATAGCAAAAACTGATGACATCTTTGTGCTCTCAGGAAGCCTCCCGCCAGGTGCAGATGAAGATGTGTATGTAGAGCTTATAAGAATGCTAAAACAAAAAGGTGCAAAGGTTATATTTGATGCTGACGGAAAAGCACTTGAAAGGGGGATTATAGGAAAACCAGATGTTATAAAGCCCAATATCCATGAGTTTAAGTGTCTTTTTGATGTTGATGAAAATGATTTAAATTCTATTGTAAATTCAGCAAGAAAGCTCATAGAAAATGGGATAAAAAAAGTTTTGATTTCAATGGGAGCAAAGGGTGCAGTTTTTGTCACAGAAAACTTGGCATTGTTTGCAAAAGCAGCTGAGGCTAAAGTAAAAAGCACAACAGGTGCAGGTGATTCAATGGTTGCAGCTATTTCTTATGGGCTTTCACAAAATATGGATGATATATCTATTTTTAAACTTTCTTTAGCATGTGCAGCAGCAAAAGTTTCAAAAGAAGGTGTGAAGCCACCTGAGAAAAATAAGATTGAAGAGTTTTTGGAAAAAACAAAATTAGAAAGGCTGGGAGAATAA
- a CDS encoding Fur family transcriptional regulator produces MNDLKLLKDQLEKKGIKPSLIRLKIYEYLTKHKTHPTAEEVYSTLLKEIPTLSKTSVYNTLSLFVEKGLAQMITIEENIARFDADTSVHGHFQCKVCGKIYDFLVEKDSIESSLDPSFDVEEIYVYYKGVCPYCKNKNLS; encoded by the coding sequence ATTAATGATCTAAAACTTTTAAAAGATCAGCTTGAGAAAAAAGGAATAAAACCATCTTTAATAAGGCTGAAAATCTATGAGTACTTGACAAAGCACAAAACCCACCCCACGGCAGAAGAAGTGTACAGTACTCTTTTAAAGGAAATTCCAACACTTTCTAAAACGTCGGTGTACAACACTTTAAGCCTTTTTGTTGAAAAAGGGCTTGCACAGATGATAACAATTGAAGAAAATATAGCAAGGTTTGATGCTGACACATCTGTTCACGGACATTTTCAGTGTAAGGTATGCGGAAAGATTTATGACTTTTTAGTTGAAAAAGATTCAATTGAGTCTTCCTTAGACCCAAGCTTTGATGTTGAGGAAATTTACGTCTACTATAAGGGTGTATGCCCTTATTGTAAAAATAAAAATCTATCTTAA